In the Eretmochelys imbricata isolate rEreImb1 chromosome 20, rEreImb1.hap1, whole genome shotgun sequence genome, GTGCTTACCCTTAGTAAAGGCTTGTGCATGTACTAAGCATTTATTACTGTGACTATCACACTTTTACAGATGAGAAGTGAGGCTCAGAACGAGGAAGAGTCACCCAAGATATCAGAACAACTTAATGGACTCCACAGATAGGACCTACAGCTGAGCATTCCTGCTGTTTACATATGTTTCAAATAATTTCCACGCATTCCCAGCTAAGTGGATTTTAGTTGCATGAGTACTTGCCTTCCTCTCTGCTTTTTCATGCTCCCAGCAATATAGTACCTAAACCATaaggaacagatttttaaaagagctctgcACCCTAGAGCCCCCATGGTTCTCAATTGATGTGCATGTGTAGAATTCTCCATTGTTCTCAATGAGAGCTGCTAGATGCTGAGCCATTCTGAAAATCTGTCCTCAATAGCCTATGAAAACTGGTTACTACTGTTCCAAAATCTGCCGTCGATGCCTGATCTGTACATTCTGTGCTTATCATTCCTACACTCGGTCAGTTGGTACTGCATGGCTCCAAAATTAAGGAAACAAACCATGAAAGATCCCCTTACCCCCACTGTTATACTTAAGTCTCCCAGGAGCTTGTGTTACTGCAGATGCCTGCTTTTGAGGTGGATTGTGTGAGGCAGCAGCATTACCTAGTGTGGCTGGTGGGCAGAAGTCAATGGGCTGCTGTGGTCTCCTAAGAAGTCCCTTTGCCATCCCTTTCCCCAGGTGCGGAGCAACATCACTTCTGGACAAGCAGTTGCTGTTGAGCTCATTCTCACCTTTCAGCTGGTTCTTTGTTATTTTGCTTCCACCGACAGACACAGAAATGCCAACTCCCCAGCCACATTCATTGGCCTATCCGTTGCTCTGGGACACCTGATTGGGGTAAGCTTGTTAGGCACTGCATAAACCATGGAGAGGTTTATACCTAATGGAGTGCAtgctttttatttgtttctaATCAACCAATTCTGAACACCCAAGCAGCGCTTTtgggaggcaggaggagggcaggagtgctggctgtGGGGAAAGCTTATTGTTATGCCAGGCCCAGTATCTCCCAGTACAAGATGCTTGCTGTGGGAGGAACTCCCAACTAGGCCAATTCCAGGCTTCTCCCATCATACAGCAATAATGACTAAACTATAAATTAGTAGAGAGAGATTTGTAAATGTCTAACTGCCTAAACTACAACCAGAAAGATATGACAAATCAAACATGAGGTTCATTTGGACTTCATTCATCTTTAGACCATGTCATTTTCCTAATACTTTCTTCCCCATTTCTGTTTATAGATCTACTTCACTGGCTGCTCCATGAATCCTGCAAGATCCTTTGGCCCTGCTGTCATAGTCAATAAGTTTACTGTTCACTGGGTAATATCATTTATGTCCTTTCCCtttctgtcccaggggtctctaCCATCTCCAAAATACCTTGGGTGAGATGTTGAAATTTGGCCTTATTGCACCCCAGATTTCTAGGAGCTCCTTATATCAATGTACTGAGACCCAACACTGAGTAACATGGGTTGAACATTATCAATTATGTCTGCACTGAATGTGATCAATCCAGCACTTACTAAATCCCCAACTCCTTCCCCACCAGGCACTGGGCTCAGTGTAAAGTCTGGGAAGGACACATAGGAGTCAGCCTcctctttaggtttcagagtagcagctgtgttagtctgtatccgcaaaatgaaaaggagtacttgtgacataagctttcgtgagctacagctcacttcatcagatgaagtgaactgtagctcatgaaagcttatgctcaaataaatttgttggcctctaaggtgccacaagtactcctttttctttctcttctttagATGTTCCAAAGACCTGGAAGGGAAGGTCCCCAGAAGTCTGAGTTAGCTGGGTGTACCACTTTGCAGGCAGGGACCAAGTTGTCTTCATCTTCTTGTAATCAGTCAGTGTTTCACTGTTAAGGGGCTAGCTacacctttttccccctcccactatCTGGTCTGTGAGTGCACCACGTTGGGTGTTAGGCCTCTTGCCCTCACTTCTCTTGAGGTGAAAGCTTGTGATTCTTCTACTCTTAGCTCAGGGTTCCTTGTATACCAACTGCTTGTTGCCACATAGGGCTAGTTCAGTTTAATCACCTGCTTGTGCCTCCCTTCAGGAACCCATGATCAGTGACATTGACCAACAGGCCTCTTaaaacaaagttgtttttttaTGTAGCAGTTGGaagaaacataagaacagccatactgggtcagacctatggtccatctagcccagtatcctgtatctGACaatgtccaatgccaggtgctccagatggaatgaacagaacgagtaatcatcaagtgatccatcccctgttgcccattcccagcttcgggcaaacaggctagggacaccatccctgcccatcctgtctagtagtcattgatggacctatcctccataaatgtatctagttctttttttgaaccctgttatagtcttggccttcacaatatcctctggcaaagagttccacagattaactgtGCATTGTAAGTAAGAAATactttcgtttgtttgtttgttttttaaacctgaagcttattaatgtcatttggtgacgCCTAGTTCTTGTGTGGCAAATGTAAAcacatcatgattttataggcctctatcatatcccccccagtAGTCGAAGGTAAATCGTGATACTGGAAAGGGCTCCAGTTCCACTGCCTCCACAGTTCTTGGCACCAGTTAGCTAgcctccctcacccccagctaTAGCTGCCAGTGTCTTGGCACCATCTTTAGTTTGTGTCAAGGGCTTCTTCCTCCAACTAGAGTGCTTCCTATTGAATGTTCCAAGCTGTTCTTGTTCTCAGTATGGGGGGGCACTTCTCCATTTTGACTGAGAAGGAAAAGGGGATGGAGCCAGGAGTCTTTGCAACAAGGTTTTCAGTACTGAGGTTGACATGGTCAGTGTGACTGATTCCCcatggggtgccacctggaactggggtaccactgagccctctgacccaccagcctgggcttcttctcacactgtgctgctgtgacaagctgcaaagccctcccagcttgcactttcaccagcatttacacaggtagggacacacccagctgcagttacatgcaggctctctaaccaccagcctaggaccccagagcagtaccatcctgccctggtcaaactctgtccagtatatgggtttaacagctggtctgcctctccctcaatgtgaagaggaccatgcacgCTTGTGGTATCcaagatgagatttttttccccagtcaaacacacactggtttggattaaaacataaaataagtttaagtgtttataagtgatagcaaacagattaaagcagattacctagtaaataaacagaaccacaaactgagtttaacataCTAGATAAGTAGGAtgtgaattagcaaattctcactgtgagtgataaacaggctgtcagattcttaaggcacaaactgcctttgctttgcagcttgggtttcccaggttttcatataCAGGCTGTATAGTCTGTAaggaggtgccacaggactctgccacttttacagatccagactaacatggctaccctgcTGATACTATATacaagctgaaagaaaaggagtacttgtggcaacttagagactaacaaatttgagcataagctttcgtgagctgaatgcatctgatgaagtgagctgtagctcatgaaagcttatgctcaaattggttagtctctaaggtgccacaagtgctccttttttctttttgtgaatacagactaacacagctgctactctgaaacctgtcatatacaGGCTGGGTTCTCTGCTGTCAGGACCTCAGTTGTGTACTAAATGCAGGTACTTTGAGGACAGTGGGGTATACATTCACTAAATATTGTACTTGAGGTCCATATTTTTGAGATTTGCCTGTTGGGAACCCACCTGGGTAGACCAGAGACAATGAAAGTGTGGGAGGGTCACTCTGATGACTATGCATATTTACTGAGGTGGGGTAAGAGGCCCTCACAAAAACTGAGGAGCAGAAGCAGAGCTATTATATGTTGCTGTGTTATTGTGGGGCTTTTTTGTGATAAGGCATCTGAGGGGATCATAAATTTAATTCTAGCCAAAAAGGCTATGGGGAGGTAAGGGGTGTGATTCTAGACAGTGATTTCACATGGAAATAGAAAACAGAGCCGAGCAGCAGCTCTAGTTACCTGAGCAACAGGCAGAGTAAAGCAACCCTTGGATTCACCCCACAGGGTACAGTTTGTAGCAGAATAACAGCAAAGTGAGAGCGGTTGCATGCACCAGGCTGAGAGCAGAGGAACTTGCACCAACCCTGTGTGTCAGAGTAGGTGTTAAAAGTGTAAATATTTATCCCAACCTGCCTTTCCCTTTTCTCCAATCACTCCCCCCCATAAAGGTCATTGGTTTAAACCTTTGTGCTTGTGAGTACAGACTTGCCTGGCAAAGACACCCAGAGTGATTACAGATGCCTAGAATATTGGGTTGGGGGCTCAAACTAAAACTGAAGAGATGGCCCTAAAATAAGGACCCAGGCTTTGTCACTGCTGGTACattgcagaagggttacaaaccCCATGGCCTTTGACTCCACCATAACTAGCAGTTGGCACAAACCACCTCACTCCACTATACAGAGGGGCATAAAAGGCCCCTCCTGTCTGTCCAACCtgtctttttaattaatttattggGAGGAAATGgccacccctcaaaaaaaaaatcaataaaaaagaGTGAAGATGTAACTTCACCAGTTTAAAACGTTAGAAGTCTGTCAGCCACAATGAAGGTGCAGTCTTGCTATCACAGGTGGTAAGAGGGAACTGAAGGAAGGGCAGGCTTGCTTCACCTTCTAATCCTTTGCACAGGAGCATGAGGAGGCAAAAGGTGCATTTGCAGCCTTGCCAGACACTGAAAGTTTTCAAGCTTATACACATGGAATACAGGCATACCAACATTGAGCTCCATACTGACACATATTCAAAGAATGTAAGTTATTTGGGGCTACAAtcattgcctagcacaatggagtcctggcttctaggcactatcaccatacaataaataataatatgctATTTGTCTCCCTCTCCCTATCGCTGCAGATTTTCTGGGTGGGCCCTATGACAGGCGCAATCCTTGCTTCTCTGATGTATAATGTACTTCTCTATCCTGACCTGAAGAGTATCTCGCAGAGGCTGGCAATTCTAAAAGGCACCTTTGACATGGAGGCAGAAGATATGGAGGAAGCAAAGCAGAACAGGCAGCCTGTGTCATTGATCAATGTCATACAAAGGGTTTAATCACACAGCATCCCAGAGATAAGTGGGTATCTTCTGAATAGGCCTGCAGTCTAGAGTTGGCCAGGTACCATCCCATGAGCTGGCAGAGCACGATGATATTTGATGGTATCTGGTGGGTGCAGGATCATGGTAGGAAGAGACCTAAGCACAGACAACTTGTGCCTTGGGAGGGGGAGGATgtaaaggggaggacacatgatcgccccccccatctcctcctggaGAAACTTCCAGCCATCTCCCTGGTCCAGGGCAGCCAATCCTGCCAGCTCCtgtgggggctggggccacagcagcagggagcacATGCCTTTGGAGAGGCCAGAGAAtctgctcccagcaccttccCCAGTGACCCCTGAGCCCAGTCCAGGGACCGCTCCGCTCTCCCCACCTCACTGGAATTACCTGGAGGGGGGGAGacgctccccccctcccccaccccagcacattCATCCACTGTCCCTGGCAGCAGGGcatgggcagggagtgggacaaAGCTGCTTCTCACATGGCTGAAGATGGCTGCTCAgggtcactgctctgtgcagtgcagtGGCTGCCTAAGAGAGCCTGGCTGAGGAGGTGGTGGCTGCAGGTCCGCTCCTCGCTCTGTCAGGATTTTCTAAAAAATAGGGCAGGGTGAATTTTGTTGCTTAGGAAAATTTAAAAGCTAATCAGGGAATGCTACTGAGTCATTCTATTTAGGACCTCAGGCACCGTTTGAACCATGTGTTCCTCTCCCCAATAACAAAAGGCCAATGGAGCACACTGTATTTTTGAAGGCTGGGCTCTAAGCCCCATTGGTTTAATGGAGAAACCCACTGCCATCATAATAAAAAATGACTGGTCCCTTTCCTGAGCTTGTGACTCTTGAATTTACTCTGGGTATTTCATCTTCCTGAGAAACTTGAAATCCATCATAAATACAGTTTGTTGAGCAGTGAACCCACTTTGTCACTCACTGCATCAGGCTGTGGATACATTTTACAATGCACACTTCAGTCATGTACTGAGCATCTTTAATGAAGGCTCTAAGATGCCATGAGCTAACTACCTATAACTATTAGCAATATAATTGATCAATAATTTAGTAAATAAGATTAATGTATCAACTATGTCTGCACAGCATTGACTGAACACCCTCCTCCCTGCCAAATCCTGCTCCAACATGCATGGGGCTCAGTTTAACACCTAAGGTGGATTCTCAAGAGTTAGTGGTTTTTTTGTATGATCTATGTCCCCATGACATTACAGCCAATATGGGAGTTTTGAAAGCTTAACCAGGCATTTCACTCATTCATAGGAGCCCTACTAAACCAAGGAATTTCCTAGCCCTTCTCCTCCAAGGCTGTTCTTCTAATAGCCATGAAACAGGGAGCAAATGTCTGTCAAGAGCCCTTGATGGTTTCTCTTCTACAGGGCTGGTCAAGCCAGCAGAGTTCAACAGCCATTGAATGATATTCCATTTGCTGGCAGTTTacatttcctttgtttgtttttcttggaaTCAGTTCTCTATTTATAACTTTGTAAGTAAATTATTTTGCAAAAGGCTTTTCAGAGTTCTTTACACTGCCCCTAAAAACCTGACTACTAATATGATCAGACCACTTCTTATGCCAGAGGATAGATGAGAGAGCTAGAAAGTGTATAGGTGCATCCCCTTACCACCAGCAGGCCTAGATCTACAAAAGGACTTGGGAGCCTAGAAAAACACTGGAATAATGAGATCTACAAAACCTGAGTCAGGTGCCTGGCCCCCTGCACAATGACTGGGGGAAGACaagcacctaagaatgggattcacaaaagccaccatGCAAAGCGAGGCACTCCCTAcattagccaatgggagatgccaacacACAGGAGGATTTGTCCTAAACCTCACTCCTGTCATGAAGTTAGGCACACAAGATGCAAGTACATGTGACTGTTTGGattgccagatgtccagtttttgaccagaatggtcaaaaagggaccctggcagctccagttgGCACCACTgtctgggccattaaaagtccagttggtggtgcagcaggaagctgggctaaggcaggctccctacctgactTGGCCCCATgttgctcccagaagcggctacCAGGTCCCTACAGCCCCTAGGTGCTTGGCAGCCAGGGACTGGGAGGCTCCGCacactgtcccccaccccaaatactggttctacagctcccattggtcacagggGCTGGAAACCACaaccaataggagttgtggggggggtgcctgaaccccctcctgcagcccaagcccctcatccccagccccatcagAGTCTGCACTCCCAGAGctcataccccctcccacactccaaccccctgtcccagcctagagccctcttgcaccccaaaccactcattgTGAGCCTGCATCCCTAGCCTGCAgcgcccataccccctcccacacccaaaccctctgctccagcatgGTGAAAgtgagggggggggagagcaagaggagtgggggagggcttGGAGAAAGGGTGGGCTgtgagcagggcctcagagaaggagcagggctgtTCAGCTGTGTGTGATTAAaaagctggcaaccctaagcAGCAACAACTACTCGCCGTGTACAACCACAACGCTGGGGCCAAGCAAGCTgaggactacaactcccagaatgcCCAGCAGGCCATAGCTAGCAGCTGCTGTGTGATTCAGCCAGCCCAGCTAGAGTCTGAGGGTTGGGTAACAGCTGCTCCGATCCATGtgagcatgtactgcagatgcCCTGTGGCATCCGAGCTGTGATCCGCAGATATCCACACCTGTGGATTTGCAGAGCTCTACGTACACCATCCTCCCTGATCCTTAAAAATCCTAGCTCCCATTCCTTTGTTCTAACCTCTCTAGCCTACCTTCCTTCCCCCTGGATCATGCTTGCCCATAGCTGTATATTTTACAAACCAAGTAGCGAAACTGCCCATATGAATCTGGCTCATTTGATTTGTTTTATTGATTGATCACTAGCAGAGGAACAGATGACATAAGCAAAAATTGCTCCTCTCACAATTCTCAATTTGCTTCCCACTGTTTTACTTCTCATGCCTTCTGTTCAGACATCATAATGATGCcaataatactttgcacatcAATTGCTAATTCTACTTTGTGAAGCCAACTAGTTAAGCCTCAGAACATCACTTACTCCTCTTTGTTTTAACCACCTTCAAGCTTGTCTGGTTCTTgtgagcatttttaaaatcaaagttccTCAGATATTTCTTCAGGCTTTCTGGGATGCTTCTTCTAAGTGGGAAAGTCTAAGCCTATTGTGTCCAGATTGCACTACTGAGAGAGCAGAGCCTTTAAGAGACCCTTTGTCAGAGCCGCCTCACCTTTGTTTCATACATACAACTGTCTATTACTGAAGAATTTCTCTTTTCGTCATGTTTTCCAGTCTTCCTGACCTTGCTATTTCCTCATGATCGCTGCCAATTTTAGACACTAACAGAAAATACTAAGAGCATTAAATAAGATACATTTCTCCAATAAAATTGATGTCTTGTATTTTTTCCACCAAGATACAGAAGAGAGAAGAACGAGAGAGAAAATGTCTGTCTGGGTAATAATTACCTTGTAAATCTTTTTGTCTGAAGCTCAGCAGATGGCAAATATCCCCTCTACTCAGAACTTTAATGGTCAAGTTTTTATTGCCTTTCAGGATATTTGCAAGAGCTTTTTTATGCAATTTTTACAAGGATTTATATACATCAGACTGGAGCATAAGCATACAGGATTAAAAGGATgctatccaaaaaaaaaaaaaaagctaccagCAGAAACCAACTGGACCTGACAGATTTCACAACTGCAAGGTACTAAAGATGTGTTGATTTGTTAATACCATTTTTAAACGAAGTCTGTAACAAAGGTTTAGGGAGGCAAATTGTGTTTAAGAGAGGGTAATCTAGATTACAGCAAGGGACTGGAAAACTATGTTTCTATTTTAGGTACTTGTatagatactatggtaataggaATTAAGTATTTCACAgttgttaatgtatttatcttcatacTACCCCTATGAAATAGGGATGTACTAttacccctattttacaaataggaatggaggcacagagagtttgTCTACATAGCAACGCAATACCCATGGCTGGTCACATTAGCAAGTGCAGCTAAAAGGGGAAACACTCTAGAGATGAACAGCTTTAGGGTGACAAAAGTAGACACATAGGGTGTCTATTTTAGACATcctctgtgacaaagttcctcctctaccttggtgggtcttgcgcttattggtggatttgctcaccttggagcttcacagtaGTCCTCAGTTTTCATGAACCCatagtccaggtcgactcctcctatctctgaccaggagttgggagaatttggggagaacccaggcccgctctctactctgggttccagcccagggccctgtggaatgcagctgtctagagtgcctcctggaacagctgtgcaacagctacaactcactgggctacttccccatggcctcctcccaacactttcTTTATCGTCAccgtaggaccttcctcctggtgtctgatcatgcttgtactcctcagtcctccaacagtccgcattctcactctcagctcctagtgccttttgctcccagctcctcacacgcacaccacaaactgaagtaagctcctttttaaaacccaggtgccctgattagcctgccttaaatgattctagcagcttcttggtaggctgattagaacacctgcagccagtctgtctgtcttaattgtctccagaaggttcctgatggttctggaaccttccattaccttacccaggaaaagggacctaattagcctggggctaatatatctgccttctattactctcctgtagccatctggcccgacgcTGTCACACCTCCTATAGCACTTCAAGCAAATGTAAAAGTGGAGTAAGATTCCTTATACAAGCTGTGCTATTTAATAGGTTTTCTGAAGTTTCAATATGGAGTGGATTGCTTACCCATAAAAGGCCATCTCCCCTCCTTTCTTTTAGTTCAAGATGGCATCTGCTTCTTTAGTATGATAGCATTTGTAATTATGTCATCCCAATCCCAAGTGACTCAAGCAGAACTCCTTGTGTCGTGCATTCTATCAGACTTTATGAAGCCCTGAAAGGCACACTTGCCTAATTCTCGATCCTCCCTTCATCTCTAGGAAAATCTAAACAATCTatacctaagttccctctaaactgCATGGTCACATGGCTGCGCAGCTGCTTATTAAGCCctgtgcaggggctcagggctgcagcaagGAGAGGCACCTCTTCCTCAGCACAAACCTGCCCCGGActtgctgcagccaggggagaggcacgtctcccccacccccagctcaggtACTGCTGCCAGGAGAGGGAGCTGGGTGGAGTCCTCTCTTCCGGCCATAGCTCCTAGCAGCCTGCATCCTAAACTCCTagtccctggccccactccagagcctgcaccccacagctggagccctcatgcccctgcaccccaaccctctgccccagccctgagcccttcatccccagcccagagccctcacccacccacccccacacaccaatcctctaccccaggcctgagccccctttCCCCACTCGgccccccaccacatgaattttgttatgtgcaccaatacggagatgacacatcacctccatattggtgcacataaaattcattccacacatgagTGTGAAAAGTTAGATGGAACACTAATCTGTACTAACACCACAAACTGGGCAAGAACAATTACCATTCGTGTTAAAACAGATCAGTAAGGATGGTCAGAAACTTAACCTGACACACAGATACCACACTGAAGTGTAGGAAAGCCTGTAATAGGCAATGGAGGGCAAGATGATCTCCTGACACTTACAAGATTGTAGGGGCCTCTCCCCTCACCTACAAGTCCATAGACTTCTCTTCTCCCTCAAGTTGTTACACCTGTTTATTTCTAACCTCTGCTGACTCAGAAAATCTATTTTCTTACCCACTTTCTTACTACAGTCATTGATCTATTGGATCACATCCTGGGCAGGCAAggtaaaaatatttgtttcctggACTGTTCTGGCAGTATttcaaagggggtgggtttgctgtgggaggcagcagcagaaagaaaGAGTGGAGAGAATCTCAGGCCTAGCATGAACTTTGGTCTGAAAGATGCCATGTTAAACACACAAATGAGAGAAATGCATTAGCCAAAATACAAAGCAACCTGGGCCTCATTAGAAAACTGTGATTTTACTTTTTTCAGATATACCAACTGTACATGATTCTTATAGGCAGAAGTCAGTACAGTTTCCAGGAACTTAATACAGAGAAGCAATGTTTAGAAGCATTGGTACATGTTTAACAAGTCTTCTGGTGCAACAATGGGCTAGGTAAATTAGCATCCCCTCTCATATCCTGGAATTTGGAAAACTCATTAACAAACATGTCCATCCCAAAAATCAAGAAGAGTagtacaatttttaaaagcacccaCAGTACCAATCCAATAATTCTTTGTGCAAGTATCTGTAGACAGTCTTATCTATAAAACTTTTCTTTACAGACAGCAGATATTTTTAATGTAGTTCTGCTGTATAAGTCATATACCAAGTGGCAATTCGTTAAGAACAAACCAAACTCACTTTTGTAGAAGCCGAGGCCAAAATTACTGGCCTGTACTCAAGATAGATACAAACTTCAGTACCATATTTACAGGCTGAGCCACTTTATAGTACACAAATAAGTCTCAAGATTTATGGCAGGTTTAGGCGCATTATGGAACACTGGTTTTTGTAATTTTTCACGTGGCCAAGTTTTAAGAGTTCTCGTTTTCTAAAGTCACTGGCTTCACTAAAAATAGACTTGCAAAAGGAAGAACAAGTGTTCCTCAGCATTCACTGCTTCTCAATAGACAGGATCAGTACTCTTTCCCCAAAGGATTATGCTAGTTCTCCTGGAACAAGGTAGGATTACTGCTGGTGCAAAATGCTGCCTTATAGTTTTCAAAAAGTGTTTAAATGGAACTCCAGTAAGGTGCTCTTAAA is a window encoding:
- the AQP6 gene encoding aquaporin-6; its protein translation is MWKEVLSVTFYRAVFSEFLATSIYVFFGLGSALRWPSALPTILQISITFNLAAATVVQIAWHVSGAHINPAVTMAFLLGSRISLARAACYMVAQLAGGIAGAATLYGVTPAEVRGSLAINTVRSNITSGQAVAVELILTFQLVLCYFASTDRHRNANSPATFIGLSVALGHLIGIYFTGCSMNPARSFGPAVIVNKFTVHWIFWVGPMTGAILASLMYNVLLYPDLKSISQRLAILKGTFDMEAEDMEEAKQNRQPVSLINVIQRV